CCTGCGTCATCGTCAAGCACGCCAACCCGTGCGGCGTGGCCGTGGTGCCTGAAGAAGAAGGCGGCATCCGCAAGGCCTACGACCTGGCTTACGCCACCGACACCGAGTCGGCATTCGGCGGCATCATCGCGTTCAACCGCGAGCTGGACGGCGAAACCGCCAAGGCCATCGTCGAGCGCCAGTTCGTCGAAGTGATCATTGCCCCGAAAATCTCCCAGGCTGCCCGTGAAGTGGTTGCTGCCAAGCAGAACGTTCGCCTGCTGGAATGCGGCGAATGGCCAGCTGAGCGTGCCGCCGGTTGGGACTTCAAGCGCGTCAACGGTGGCCTGCTGGTGCAGAGCCGCGATATCGGCATGATCACTGCCGATGACCTGAAAATCGTTACCAAGCGTGCGCCAACCGAGCAAGAAGTCCACGACCTGGTGTTCGCCTGGAAAGTGGCCAAGTTCGTCAAGTCCAACGCCATTGTCTACGCCAAGCAGCGCCAGACCATCGGCGTGGGCGCTGGCCAGATGAGCCGCGTCAACTCGGCACGCATTGCTGCCATCAAGGCCGAACATGCCGGCCTGCAGGTTCAAGGTGCGGTCATGGCATCGGATGCGTTCTTCCCGTTCCGTGACGGCATCGACAATGCGGCTAAAGTGGGTATCAGCGCCGTGATCCAGCCGGGTGGCTCGATGCGTGATGCCGAGGTGATTGCCGCTGCTGATGAAGCCGGCATTGCCATGGTGTTCACCGGTATGCGCCACTTCCGCCACTGATTACGGCAATCGGCCGCACTGAAGCAGGCATCTGCTGCGTTGGGGCCGGTTCCGCTGATGCTCATTGCCAGAAGGCAACTCCGCTCATCGGAACCGGCCCCGCCTTGCATCTACCTGCTTCATTGCGACCTCGTACAGCGAATACAGTACGGAAGGCCTTGCCTCCCGTTCGAAAGATCTTCGAGGTTTTGACATGAAAGTTTTGATCATCGGCAGCGGCGGCCGTGAGCACGCCCTGGCCTGGAAAGTCGCCCAGGACCCACGCGTCGAAAAAGTCTTCGTTGCCCCGGGCAACGCTGGCACCGCCACTGAAGCCAAGTGCGAGAACGTTGCCATCGACGTGCTGGCCCTGGAGCAACTGGCCGATTTCGCCGAGAAGAACGTACAAATGACCATCGTCGGCCCGGAAGCGCCGCTGGTCAAAGGTGTGGTCGACCTGTTCCGCAGCCGTGGCCTGGATTGTTTCGGCCCAACCGCCGGCGCCGCCCAGCTGGAAGGTTCCAAAGCCTTCACCAAGGACTTCCTGGCCCGCCACAAGATCCCGACCGCCGACTACCAGAACTTCACCGAGATCGAGCCTGCCCTGGCCTACCTTAAGGAAAAAGGCGCTCCGATCGTGATCAAGGCCGACGGCCTGGCTGCAGGTAAAGGCGTGATCGTTGCCATGACCCTGCAAGAAGCTGAAGACGCCGTGCGTGACATGTTGGCCGGCAACGCCTTTGGCGATGCGGGTTCGCGCGTTGTGATCGAAGAGTTCCTGGACGGCGAAGAAGCCAGCTTCATCGTCATGGTCGACGGCCATAACGTGCTGCCCATGGCCACCAGCCAGGACCACAAGCGCGTCGGCGACCAGGACACCGGCCCGAACACCGGCGGCATGGGTGCCTACTCCCCTGCCCCGGTAGTTACCGCCGAAGTGCACCAGCGCGTGATGGACCAGGTGATCTGGCCGACCGTACGCGGCATGGCCAAGGAAGGCAACGTCTACACGGGCTTCCTGTACGCAGGCCTGATGATCGACAAGGCGGGCAACCCCAAGGTCATCGAGTTCAACTGCCGCTTCGGCGACCCGGAAACCCAGCCAGTCATGCTGCGCCTGGAGTCGAGCCTGGTACTGCTGGTTGAAGCCGCATTCGCCAAGGCACTGGACAAGGTCGAGGCCCAATGGGACCCGCGCCCGAGCCTGGGTATTGTGCTGGCTGCCGGTGGTTACCCGGGTGACTATGCCAAAGGCGACGTGATCAATGGCCTGGAAGCAGCCGCCGCGATCGAAGGCAAAGTCTTCCACGCTGGCACTTCGCTCAAAGATGGCCAGGTCGTGACTCAGGGCGGTCGTGTACTCTGCGCCACCGCCATGGGCAGCACCGTAGCCGACGCCCAGCAGCAAGCGTACCGTCTGGCCAAGGAAGTCAGCTGG
The genomic region above belongs to Pseudomonas sp. PSKL.D1 and contains:
- the purD gene encoding phosphoribosylamine--glycine ligase encodes the protein MKVLIIGSGGREHALAWKVAQDPRVEKVFVAPGNAGTATEAKCENVAIDVLALEQLADFAEKNVQMTIVGPEAPLVKGVVDLFRSRGLDCFGPTAGAAQLEGSKAFTKDFLARHKIPTADYQNFTEIEPALAYLKEKGAPIVIKADGLAAGKGVIVAMTLQEAEDAVRDMLAGNAFGDAGSRVVIEEFLDGEEASFIVMVDGHNVLPMATSQDHKRVGDQDTGPNTGGMGAYSPAPVVTAEVHQRVMDQVIWPTVRGMAKEGNVYTGFLYAGLMIDKAGNPKVIEFNCRFGDPETQPVMLRLESSLVLLVEAAFAKALDKVEAQWDPRPSLGIVLAAGGYPGDYAKGDVINGLEAAAAIEGKVFHAGTSLKDGQVVTQGGRVLCATAMGSTVADAQQQAYRLAKEVSWSGSFYRTDIGYRAIARERGEHQQ